The Streptomyces sp. NBC_01255 genome window below encodes:
- a CDS encoding fumarylacetoacetate hydrolase family protein: MKLLRVGPPGAERPALLDEDGTLRDLSALVDDIDGNLLADASTLDRIRGAAGAGVLPELDATGLRVGPPVGRIGKVVCIGLNYHGHAAETGQATPAEPVVFLKAADTVVGPDDTVLVPRGSVKTDWEVELAIVIGRTARYLETDEEALAHVAGYAVAHDVSEREWQIERGGTWDKGKNAETFNPLGPWLVTADEVPDPQALSLRLWVNGELKQDGHTSDQIFPVAEVVRYVSRFMTLYPGDIINTGTPAGVAMGQPEPKPYLRAGDVVELEVEGLGRQRQELKSA, translated from the coding sequence ATGAAGCTGCTGCGTGTAGGCCCGCCGGGAGCCGAGCGTCCCGCCCTGCTCGACGAGGACGGCACCCTTCGTGACCTGTCCGCGCTTGTCGACGACATCGACGGCAATCTGCTCGCCGACGCCTCCACGCTCGACCGGATCCGGGGCGCGGCCGGGGCCGGTGTGCTGCCCGAGCTCGACGCGACCGGGCTGCGCGTCGGCCCGCCGGTCGGCCGGATCGGCAAGGTCGTGTGCATCGGGCTGAACTACCACGGCCACGCCGCCGAGACCGGCCAGGCCACCCCGGCCGAGCCCGTCGTCTTCCTCAAAGCCGCCGACACCGTCGTCGGCCCGGACGACACCGTGCTCGTGCCGCGCGGCTCGGTCAAGACGGACTGGGAGGTGGAGCTCGCGATCGTCATCGGCCGCACCGCCCGCTACCTGGAGACCGACGAGGAGGCCCTCGCGCACGTCGCCGGCTACGCGGTCGCCCACGACGTCTCCGAGCGCGAGTGGCAGATCGAGCGCGGCGGCACCTGGGACAAGGGCAAGAACGCCGAGACGTTCAACCCGCTCGGTCCCTGGCTCGTCACCGCCGACGAGGTGCCCGACCCGCAGGCCCTCTCCCTCCGCCTCTGGGTCAACGGCGAGCTCAAGCAGGACGGTCACACCTCCGACCAGATCTTCCCGGTCGCGGAGGTCGTCCGGTACGTCAGCCGGTTCATGACCCTCTACCCGGGCGACATCATCAACACCGGCACGCCCGCCGGCGTCGCCATGGGGCAGCCGGAGCCCAAGCCGTACCTGCGCGCCGGTGACGTCGTCGAGCTGGAGGTCGAGGGGCTCGGCCGGCAGCGCCAGGAGCTCAAGAGCGCCTGA
- a CDS encoding choice-of-anchor A family protein yields the protein MEQDTHDRRPARRRLAVIAAATVGATALVGALAVNGFADPLPGGLGPCLPGNCPPDGYPPINSGGVVFRDNNINIFVGGDFLVREAAAEAEGKVVVLGGFDQNKRAGVSSVYNVGIVGAGSRIPPDDGTDFLTVGKDLTVASGQSLLAEEADVKGVVRYGGVLSGTVNPAPVHDAAAADQYTALRGQLTDASQCYAYVNGGSRTATGTAVNNDTETLFTGDGSSDLQVFNADFDLESASGGQQGIRFENIPADATVLVNVLGADRTVDTFIAGLPDGLRDRVLWNFPDATKVKFEGTAQFAGSVLIGNQASTATVTMPGTNGRFFTTGNLTHASETDGGGGQEMHAYPFNGDLPSCTDSTPTPTPTDPTPTPTDPTPTPTDPTPTPTDPTPTPTDPTPTPTDPTPTPTDPTPTPTDPTPTPTDPTPTPTDPTPTPTDPTTGGGDSGGYGDDSGGYGDSGGNHGPHGGGQLPETGAGTGKIVMGATAAGLALGGGILVTVSRRRRRTN from the coding sequence ATGGAACAAGACACGCACGATCGGCGGCCCGCCCGGCGCCGCCTCGCCGTCATCGCCGCGGCCACGGTCGGGGCCACCGCCCTGGTCGGTGCACTGGCCGTCAACGGCTTCGCCGATCCGCTCCCCGGCGGCCTCGGCCCCTGCCTGCCGGGCAACTGCCCGCCCGACGGCTACCCGCCCATCAACAGCGGCGGCGTCGTCTTCCGCGACAACAACATCAACATCTTCGTGGGGGGCGACTTCCTCGTCCGCGAGGCCGCGGCCGAGGCCGAGGGCAAGGTCGTCGTCCTCGGCGGCTTCGACCAGAACAAGCGCGCCGGCGTATCGAGCGTGTACAACGTCGGCATCGTCGGAGCCGGCTCGCGCATCCCGCCCGACGACGGCACCGACTTCCTCACCGTCGGCAAGGACCTGACGGTGGCCTCCGGCCAGTCCCTCCTCGCCGAGGAGGCCGACGTCAAGGGCGTCGTGCGGTACGGGGGCGTGCTCTCCGGGACGGTGAACCCCGCCCCGGTCCACGACGCCGCGGCCGCAGACCAGTACACCGCCCTCCGGGGGCAGCTCACCGACGCCAGCCAGTGCTACGCGTACGTGAACGGCGGCTCCCGCACCGCCACCGGAACCGCCGTCAACAACGACACCGAGACCCTCTTCACGGGTGACGGCAGCTCGGATCTCCAGGTCTTCAACGCCGACTTCGACCTGGAGTCGGCGAGCGGCGGGCAACAGGGCATCCGCTTCGAGAACATCCCCGCCGACGCGACCGTCCTCGTCAACGTCCTCGGCGCCGACCGCACCGTCGACACGTTCATCGCCGGGCTCCCGGACGGACTGCGTGACCGCGTCCTGTGGAACTTCCCGGACGCGACGAAGGTCAAGTTCGAGGGCACGGCCCAGTTCGCGGGCAGCGTGCTCATCGGCAACCAGGCCAGCACGGCGACGGTCACGATGCCGGGCACGAACGGCCGCTTCTTCACCACCGGGAACCTGACGCACGCCTCGGAGACCGACGGCGGCGGTGGCCAGGAGATGCACGCCTACCCGTTCAACGGTGACCTCCCGTCCTGCACGGACTCCACGCCCACCCCGACGCCGACCGACCCCACGCCGACCCCGACGGACCCGACGCCGACCCCGACGGATCCCACGCCGACTCCGACGGACCCGACGCCCACCCCCACGGACCCGACCCCCACGCCGACGGACCCGACGCCGACCCCGACGGATCCCACGCCCACGCCGACGGACCCGACGCCGACTCCGACGGATCCCACGCCGACCCCGACCGATCCCACGCCGACGCCCACCGATCCCACGACCGGCGGCGGTGACTCCGGCGGTTACGGCGACGACTCCGGCGGTTACGGCGACTCCGGCGGCAACCACGGCCCGCACGGCGGCGGCCAACTGCCCGAGACCGGCGCCGGCACCGGGAAGATCGTCATGGGCGCCACCGCAGCGGGCCTCGCCCTCGGCGGCGGAATCCTCGTGACCGTCAGCCGTCGCCGGAGGCGTACGAACTGA
- a CDS encoding heme-degrading domain-containing protein: MSEIPELEAQEARLVLPRFTYEDAWTLGTLLVGLARERRAPVAIDIRRGAQQLFHCALPGSSADNDAWIDRKRRVVERYGASSFLVGARFRAKGTTFEASSRLDPDLYAAHGGAFPVAVEGAGVIGSVTVSGLPQAEDHALVVEALERLLSSYASGDG, encoded by the coding sequence GTGAGCGAGATCCCCGAACTGGAGGCGCAGGAGGCCCGTCTGGTCCTCCCTCGATTCACGTACGAGGACGCCTGGACGCTCGGCACCCTCCTCGTCGGCCTGGCCCGGGAACGGCGGGCACCCGTCGCGATCGACATCCGGCGGGGCGCGCAGCAGTTGTTCCACTGCGCGCTGCCGGGGTCCAGCGCGGACAACGACGCCTGGATCGACCGGAAGCGGCGCGTCGTCGAGCGGTACGGCGCGAGTTCGTTCCTGGTCGGCGCCCGGTTCCGCGCCAAGGGAACGACCTTCGAGGCGTCCTCGCGCCTCGACCCCGACCTGTACGCCGCCCATGGCGGTGCGTTCCCGGTCGCGGTCGAGGGCGCGGGGGTGATCGGTTCGGTCACGGTCTCGGGTCTGCCGCAGGCCGAGGACCACGCGCTGGTCGTCGAGGCACTGGAGCGACTGCTCAGTTCGTACGCCTCCGGCGACGGCTGA
- a CDS encoding Gfo/Idh/MocA family oxidoreductase encodes MTGTDPRTPRTPLRVGLVGYGLAGSVFHAPLIAASEDLVLAAVTTGNPERAAEARAAHPGVRVAGSPEELWERGAADELDLVVVASPNKTHVAVATAALEAGIPVVVDKPLAGTAAEARGLAALAEARGLLLSVFQNRRWDNDFLTLRRLLDEDALGEVQRFESRFERWRPQPKGGWRESGAPEEIGGLLYDLGSHVVDQALVLFGPAVSVYAESDVRRPGAAADDDTFLAVTHANGVRSHLYVSATTAQLGPRFRVLGQRAGFVKYGLDPQEAALREGLRPVPGTVWGVEPEELWGRLGSGESPLTGGGTPVPSLPGAYPAYYAAVAAALRGTGENPVTAHEAAAALDVLEAAKRSAHEGITVAL; translated from the coding sequence ATGACTGGCACCGACCCCCGTACCCCGCGCACCCCACTCCGCGTCGGACTCGTCGGCTACGGCCTCGCGGGCTCCGTCTTCCACGCCCCGCTGATCGCCGCCTCCGAGGACCTCGTCCTCGCCGCCGTCACCACGGGCAATCCGGAGCGGGCCGCCGAGGCCCGCGCCGCGCACCCCGGCGTACGGGTCGCGGGCTCCCCGGAGGAGCTGTGGGAGCGGGGGGCTGCGGACGAGCTCGACCTGGTCGTCGTCGCCTCCCCCAACAAGACGCACGTCGCCGTCGCGACCGCCGCACTGGAGGCCGGCATCCCGGTCGTCGTCGACAAGCCGCTCGCCGGGACCGCCGCCGAGGCGCGCGGCCTCGCCGCCCTCGCCGAGGCGCGGGGCCTGCTGCTGTCGGTCTTCCAGAACCGCCGCTGGGACAACGACTTCCTGACCCTCCGCCGCCTCCTCGACGAGGACGCGCTCGGCGAGGTCCAGCGCTTCGAGTCCCGGTTCGAGCGCTGGCGCCCGCAGCCCAAGGGCGGCTGGCGGGAGTCGGGCGCGCCCGAGGAGATCGGCGGGCTGCTGTACGACCTGGGCAGCCACGTCGTCGACCAGGCCCTCGTGCTCTTCGGCCCGGCGGTCTCGGTGTACGCCGAGTCGGACGTACGCCGGCCGGGCGCCGCCGCCGACGACGACACCTTCCTCGCGGTCACGCACGCCAACGGTGTCCGCTCCCATCTGTACGTGAGCGCCACCACCGCCCAGCTCGGCCCCCGTTTCCGGGTGCTCGGGCAGCGCGCGGGCTTCGTGAAGTACGGGCTCGACCCGCAGGAGGCCGCCCTGCGCGAGGGCCTGCGGCCCGTGCCGGGCACGGTCTGGGGCGTGGAGCCGGAGGAGCTGTGGGGCCGGCTCGGCTCCGGGGAGTCCCCGCTGACCGGCGGCGGCACCCCGGTCCCGTCACTGCCCGGCGCCTACCCGGCGTACTACGCGGCCGTCGCCGCCGCCCTCCGCGGCACCGGCGAGAACCCGGTCACCGCGCACGAGGCCGCCGCCGCGCTCGACGTCCTGGAGGCGGCGAAGCGGTCGGCCCACGAGGGAATCACGGTGGCCCTGTGA
- a CDS encoding ROK family transcriptional regulator — protein sequence MKREQRDQGGVNVPALRSHNAALVLDLLRTAGETGISRLELAERTGLTPQAVSKITARLRAEGLAAEAGHRASTGGKPRTVLRLAPSAGYAVGVHLDRDELTTLLADLAGTVVSLRRRPVDLGEGAGPVLDAVTGEVRALLTEGAGEPTGAGESVGEGESVGEGESAGAGESAGPVLGVGVAMPGPLDHRAGVPGRVTGFPAWDGYPVRDELARLLGLPVVLDKDTNAAALGLALRPAAPGSFAYVHLGTGLGAGLVLGGVPLRGDRTGAGELGHQTVQLDGPPCDCGGRGCLEVLCLAAVARGELAEAARILGAGAANLVRLLDIDQVLLGGRVVLGAPEVFADGVREVLAGLGLPTSVAVAAAPQAVAVGAAWLVLAPIFGQ from the coding sequence GTGAAGAGGGAGCAGAGGGACCAGGGCGGCGTGAACGTACCGGCGCTGCGCAGCCACAACGCCGCGCTCGTGCTCGACCTCCTGCGCACGGCGGGGGAGACGGGGATCAGCCGCCTGGAACTGGCCGAGAGGACCGGCCTCACCCCGCAGGCCGTCAGCAAGATCACCGCCAGGCTCCGGGCCGAGGGCCTCGCGGCGGAGGCGGGCCACCGCGCCTCGACGGGCGGCAAACCCCGCACGGTCCTGCGCCTGGCGCCCTCCGCCGGGTACGCGGTCGGCGTCCACCTCGACCGCGACGAGCTGACGACCCTCCTGGCGGACCTCGCGGGCACGGTCGTGTCCCTGCGCCGCCGCCCGGTCGACCTGGGGGAGGGGGCGGGTCCGGTCCTGGACGCGGTGACGGGGGAGGTGCGGGCGCTGCTCACGGAGGGCGCCGGTGAGCCCACCGGGGCAGGGGAGTCCGTCGGGGAGGGGGAGTCCGTCGGGGAGGGGGAGTCCGCCGGGGCGGGGGAGTCCGCCGGTCCCGTCCTCGGGGTCGGCGTCGCCATGCCCGGGCCCCTGGACCATCGCGCCGGGGTGCCCGGCCGCGTGACCGGATTCCCCGCCTGGGACGGGTATCCGGTACGGGACGAACTGGCCCGGCTCCTCGGGCTGCCCGTCGTCCTCGACAAGGACACGAACGCCGCCGCCCTCGGCCTCGCCCTGCGGCCCGCCGCCCCCGGCTCCTTCGCCTACGTCCACCTCGGTACGGGGCTGGGCGCCGGCCTCGTCCTCGGCGGTGTGCCGCTGCGCGGGGACAGGACAGGGGCGGGCGAGCTCGGGCACCAGACCGTCCAGCTCGACGGGCCCCCGTGCGACTGCGGCGGGCGCGGGTGCCTGGAGGTCCTCTGTCTCGCGGCGGTCGCGCGCGGCGAACTCGCCGAGGCCGCGCGGATCCTCGGCGCGGGCGCGGCCAACCTCGTACGGCTCCTCGACATCGATCAGGTCCTGCTGGGCGGGCGGGTGGTGCTCGGCGCGCCGGAGGTGTTCGCCGACGGGGTCCGGGAGGTCCTCGCCGGGCTCGGGCTCCCGACGTCGGTCGCCGTGGCCGCGGCCCCGCAGGCGGTGGCGGTGGGCGCGGCGTGGCTCGTCCTCGCTCCGATCTTCGGACAATAG
- a CDS encoding GntR family transcriptional regulator: MNYQTAPADPGAPVRSGVPEHGRVPKYYAVKAKLSLLVEELGEGGLLPTERDLAVRYEVSRETVRQALRELLLEGRVRRQGRGTVVAGPKLEQPLSLASYTEGVRRQGRRPGRSLISLDRFPCPEALAPEIGAERGEPVWHMERVLLADDERVGLESTYVTEARAPRLDVDFDPDSSFYAYLHDHLGVTFGDADERIETVLATPREALLIGTPPALPMLLLHRVSRDTSGRPLERVRTLYRGDRFSFTAHLGRQD; encoded by the coding sequence GTGAACTACCAGACCGCCCCCGCCGACCCCGGCGCCCCCGTCCGTTCCGGCGTCCCCGAGCACGGCAGGGTCCCCAAGTACTACGCCGTGAAGGCGAAACTCTCCCTGCTCGTCGAAGAGTTGGGGGAGGGTGGGCTACTGCCCACCGAGCGTGACCTCGCCGTCCGATACGAGGTGTCCCGCGAGACCGTCCGGCAGGCGCTGCGCGAACTGCTCCTGGAGGGCCGGGTGCGCCGCCAGGGCCGCGGCACGGTCGTCGCGGGCCCCAAGCTCGAACAGCCCCTCTCGCTCGCCAGCTACACGGAGGGCGTCCGCCGGCAGGGCCGCCGCCCGGGCCGCAGCCTGATCTCCCTCGACCGCTTCCCCTGCCCGGAGGCGCTCGCGCCGGAGATCGGCGCCGAACGCGGCGAGCCCGTCTGGCACATGGAGCGCGTGCTGCTCGCCGACGACGAGCGGGTCGGCCTGGAGAGCACGTATGTCACCGAGGCCCGCGCCCCGCGCCTGGACGTCGACTTCGACCCGGACTCCTCCTTCTACGCCTACCTCCACGACCACCTCGGTGTGACCTTCGGCGACGCCGACGAGCGGATCGAGACCGTGCTCGCGACCCCGCGCGAGGCCCTGCTCATCGGCACCCCGCCCGCGCTGCCGATGCTGCTGCTCCACCGCGTCTCCCGGGACACCTCGGGGCGCCCCCTGGAGCGGGTCCGCACCCTCTACCGCGGCGACCGGTTCAGCTTCACGGCGCACCTGGGCCGCCAGGACTGA
- a CDS encoding TIGR03364 family FAD-dependent oxidoreductase, which produces MKVIVVGAGVVGTMHAWHAVERGHEVVHIEREAEARGASLRNFGQIWVSGRAGGEELDTALRARDLWEGIGARVPGLGFRAIGSLTPVRNDLELAVAEAALARPDAAARGYKLLTADEARAVNPALRGAFEAALWCERDAAVEPRLAQLALREALLATGKYTFLPNREVRDVVGRGAVRDDRGETHTGDAVVLCTGAWLSGLVREVAGEIPVRRVRLQMMQTEPLGEALTTSVADADSFRYYPAYASEALDALNSGQPQDPTAAAHKMQLLMVQRLDGGLTIGDTHEYEHPFAFDTLEDPYEHLTRVVESFLGRPLPKIKRRWAGVYAQCVDTSRVVHRQQVGDGVWLVTGPGGRGMTCSPAIAETTANELGW; this is translated from the coding sequence ATGAAGGTGATCGTCGTAGGAGCCGGCGTGGTGGGAACCATGCACGCCTGGCACGCAGTGGAACGCGGCCATGAGGTCGTACACATCGAGCGCGAGGCGGAGGCGCGCGGAGCATCCCTCCGCAACTTCGGCCAGATCTGGGTGAGCGGACGCGCGGGCGGGGAGGAGCTCGACACCGCCCTGCGCGCCCGCGACCTGTGGGAGGGCATCGGGGCCCGCGTCCCCGGGCTCGGCTTCCGGGCCATCGGCTCCCTCACCCCCGTACGCAACGACCTGGAACTGGCCGTCGCCGAGGCCGCCCTCGCGCGGCCCGACGCCGCCGCCCGCGGCTACAAGCTGCTGACGGCGGACGAGGCCCGCGCGGTCAACCCCGCCCTGCGCGGCGCATTCGAGGCCGCCCTCTGGTGCGAGCGGGACGCGGCGGTCGAGCCGCGCCTGGCCCAACTCGCCCTCCGTGAGGCGCTGCTGGCCACCGGGAAGTACACCTTCCTGCCGAACCGTGAGGTCCGGGACGTCGTCGGCAGGGGCGCCGTCCGCGACGACCGGGGCGAGACGCACACCGGCGACGCCGTCGTCCTGTGCACCGGCGCCTGGCTCTCCGGCCTCGTCCGCGAGGTCGCCGGCGAGATACCCGTCCGCCGGGTCCGGCTCCAGATGATGCAGACCGAGCCCCTCGGCGAGGCGCTCACCACCTCCGTCGCCGACGCCGACTCCTTCCGCTACTACCCGGCGTACGCCTCCGAGGCCCTCGACGCCCTCAACTCCGGTCAGCCGCAGGACCCGACCGCCGCCGCCCACAAGATGCAGCTCCTCATGGTGCAGCGGCTCGACGGCGGACTGACCATCGGCGACACCCACGAGTACGAGCACCCCTTCGCCTTCGACACCCTCGAAGACCCCTACGAGCACCTCACCCGCGTCGTCGAGTCGTTCCTCGGCCGCCCGCTGCCGAAGATCAAGCGCCGCTGGGCCGGGGTGTACGCGCAGTGCGTCGACACCAGCCGGGTCGTGCACCGCCAGCAGGTCGGCGACGGGGTGTGGCTGGTGACCGGGCCCGGCGGGCGTGGCATGACCTGCTCGCCCGCCATCGCCGAGACGACCGCGAACGAACTGGGCTGGTGA
- a CDS encoding phosphonatase-like hydrolase → MTKNDPMNLVVLDMAGTTVADGGLVERAFSAAAERLGEDPATMIDYVRATMGESKISVFRHLFGGDENRAEQANLAFEEAYGELVSGGLIAPIPGAAEAVATLKEQGRTVVLTTGFARVTQDAILDALGWRDLVELTLCPADAGGRGRPYPDMVLAALLRTGAVDDVRRIAVAGDTSYDMLSGSRAGAGIVAGVLTGAHGETALEEHGATHVLASIAELPALLRELEA, encoded by the coding sequence ATGACCAAGAACGACCCGATGAACCTCGTCGTCCTCGACATGGCCGGCACGACCGTCGCCGACGGCGGCCTCGTCGAGCGGGCCTTCTCCGCCGCCGCCGAGCGCCTCGGCGAGGACCCCGCCACGATGATCGACTACGTCCGCGCCACCATGGGCGAGTCCAAGATCTCCGTCTTCCGCCACCTCTTCGGCGGCGACGAGAACCGCGCCGAGCAGGCCAACCTCGCCTTCGAGGAGGCCTACGGAGAGCTCGTCTCCGGCGGCCTGATCGCGCCGATCCCCGGCGCGGCCGAGGCCGTCGCCACGCTGAAGGAGCAGGGCAGGACCGTCGTCCTCACCACCGGCTTCGCCCGGGTCACCCAGGACGCGATCCTCGACGCTCTCGGCTGGCGCGACCTCGTCGAGCTGACCCTCTGCCCGGCCGACGCCGGCGGCCGGGGCCGCCCCTACCCGGACATGGTCCTCGCGGCCCTCCTCCGTACGGGCGCGGTCGATGACGTCCGGCGGATCGCGGTCGCGGGCGACACCTCGTACGACATGCTCAGCGGCTCCCGCGCGGGCGCCGGGATCGTGGCGGGCGTCCTCACCGGCGCCCACGGCGAAACCGCGCTCGAAGAGCACGGCGCCACCCACGTCCTCGCCTCGATCGCCGAACTCCCCGCACTCCTCCGGGAGCTGGAGGCATGA
- a CDS encoding ABC transporter ATP-binding protein: MNSGIRFEGVSVAYGGTTVLDSLDLTVEPGEVMALLGPSGSGKTTALRAVAGFVRPASGRVFIGGQDVTALPPYKRGIGMVVQQYALFPHLRVDANVAFGLKAQKAPKAEIPARVAEALEMTGMAAYARRYPRELSGGQQQRVAIARALAIRPRVLLLDEPLSALDAQLRSGMLAELARLHRELPDVSILYVTHDQVEALTLADRIAVMDKARLQDCGTPQDLYRRPRTEFTASFVGNANLLPVTVGSDGVAFAGTELKLPTDGVAAGASATLCVRPHLVGLGEGPNALRGRVTEVQWRGSTHRLYVEVGGHRVKADVRELRETPALGTEVTLHFAPHDAVLLGAGVTDG, translated from the coding sequence ATGAACAGCGGTATCCGCTTCGAGGGCGTCTCCGTCGCGTACGGCGGCACCACCGTCCTGGACAGCCTCGACCTGACCGTCGAACCCGGCGAGGTCATGGCCCTCCTCGGGCCCTCGGGATCCGGCAAGACGACCGCGCTGCGGGCCGTCGCCGGGTTCGTGCGGCCGGCCTCCGGGCGGGTGTTCATCGGCGGCCAGGACGTCACCGCCCTCCCGCCGTACAAGCGGGGCATCGGCATGGTCGTCCAGCAGTACGCCCTCTTCCCGCACCTGCGCGTCGACGCCAACGTCGCCTTCGGCCTCAAGGCCCAGAAGGCGCCCAAGGCCGAGATCCCCGCCCGGGTCGCCGAGGCCCTGGAGATGACGGGCATGGCGGCGTACGCGCGCCGCTACCCCCGCGAGCTCTCCGGCGGGCAGCAGCAGCGTGTCGCCATCGCCCGCGCCCTCGCGATCCGGCCGCGCGTCCTCCTCCTCGACGAACCGCTCTCCGCCCTCGACGCCCAGCTCCGCTCCGGCATGCTCGCCGAACTGGCCCGACTGCACCGCGAGTTGCCCGACGTGTCGATCCTGTACGTCACCCACGACCAGGTCGAGGCGCTCACCCTCGCCGACCGGATCGCCGTCATGGACAAGGCCCGGCTCCAGGACTGCGGCACCCCGCAGGACCTGTACCGCCGCCCGCGTACGGAGTTCACGGCGTCGTTCGTCGGCAATGCCAACCTGCTGCCGGTGACGGTCGGTTCGGACGGCGTCGCCTTCGCCGGCACCGAGCTGAAGCTCCCCACCGACGGGGTGGCCGCCGGCGCGAGCGCCACCCTCTGCGTCCGCCCGCACCTGGTCGGCCTCGGCGAAGGACCGAACGCGCTCCGGGGCCGCGTCACCGAGGTCCAGTGGCGCGGCTCCACCCACCGGCTGTACGTCGAGGTCGGCGGCCACCGCGTGAAGGCGGACGTGCGCGAACTCCGCGAGACCCCGGCGCTCGGCACCGAGGTCACGCTCCACTTCGCCCCGCACGACGCGGTGCTGCTCGGCGCGGGGGTGACCGATGGCTAG
- a CDS encoding 2-aminoethylphosphonate ABC transporter permease subunit, which yields MASAVRIAAPAAADQGPGRSTRTPRSLPAWVWALPPVAVLALVFLYPLALVVQESLAPGAYADVFASESFRDALVTTVWLAVASTVGCLVLGFALALVIAFVPFPGGKAVAKFIDVFLSFPSFLITLALLFLYGTVGMANGVWTDVTGDTTGPFQFLTTPWGVLLAEITYFTPFVMRPLLAAFSQLETAQLEVASSLGARPLRIIRQVILPEALPALAAGGSLVLVMCLNEFGIVLFTGAKGVTTLPMLVYSKAILESDYAAACVVAVVNVALSVGLYVLYRGVSRRAGA from the coding sequence ATGGCTAGCGCCGTGCGGATCGCCGCCCCGGCGGCGGCGGATCAGGGGCCCGGCCGGTCCACGAGGACGCCCCGCTCCCTCCCCGCCTGGGTCTGGGCACTGCCCCCCGTCGCCGTCCTCGCGCTCGTCTTCCTCTACCCCCTCGCGCTGGTCGTCCAGGAGTCCCTGGCGCCCGGCGCGTACGCCGACGTCTTCGCCTCCGAGTCCTTCCGCGACGCCCTCGTCACCACCGTGTGGCTCGCCGTCGCCTCCACGGTCGGCTGCCTCGTCCTCGGCTTCGCGCTCGCGCTCGTGATCGCCTTCGTGCCCTTCCCCGGCGGGAAGGCGGTGGCGAAGTTCATCGACGTCTTCCTCTCCTTCCCGTCGTTCCTGATCACGCTCGCCCTGCTGTTCCTCTACGGCACGGTCGGCATGGCCAACGGCGTCTGGACGGACGTCACGGGCGACACGACCGGCCCGTTCCAGTTCCTCACGACCCCCTGGGGCGTCCTCCTCGCCGAGATCACGTACTTCACGCCCTTCGTGATGCGCCCGCTCCTCGCCGCGTTCTCGCAGCTGGAGACCGCCCAGCTGGAGGTGGCGTCCTCCCTCGGCGCGAGGCCGCTCCGCATCATCCGGCAGGTGATCCTGCCCGAGGCGCTGCCCGCGCTCGCCGCCGGCGGCAGCCTCGTCCTCGTCATGTGCCTCAACGAGTTCGGGATCGTCCTCTTCACCGGCGCCAAGGGCGTCACGACCCTCCCGATGCTCGTCTACAGCAAGGCGATCCTCGAATCCGACTACGCCGCCGCCTGCGTCGTCGCCGTCGTCAACGTCGCGCTCTCCGTCGGCCTCTACGTCCTCTACCGGGGGGTGAGCCGCCGTGCTGGTGCATAG
- a CDS encoding ABC transporter permease, with protein sequence MLVHSRTGKWTAWALFAVLFVPLFALPLLVIVAASFSTHWSGAFPSGPTTAHYTAAVRGESLQALTTSLVTAVTASLIALTVGTWAALASAAMGKRGRRILDALFMLPVAVPSVVVGLAVLVAFSQPPVLLNGTRWIVILAHTVLVTAFAHQSVSAAIRRLDPMYEQAAASLGARPSYVLLRVRLPLLLPSLNAAAGLCFALSMGELSATMMLYPPDWLPLPVLIFTATDRGSLFTGSALAVVLMAATLLALLAVSRIRTRASFR encoded by the coding sequence GTGCTGGTGCATAGCCGGACGGGCAAGTGGACGGCCTGGGCGCTGTTCGCGGTCCTCTTCGTCCCCCTCTTCGCCCTGCCCCTGCTCGTCATCGTCGCCGCCTCGTTCTCCACGCACTGGTCTGGCGCCTTCCCCTCCGGCCCCACCACCGCCCACTACACGGCGGCCGTGCGCGGAGAATCCCTCCAGGCGCTCACCACCAGCCTGGTCACCGCCGTCACCGCGAGCCTGATCGCCCTGACCGTCGGCACCTGGGCGGCGCTCGCGTCCGCCGCGATGGGCAAGCGGGGCCGCAGGATCCTCGACGCGCTCTTCATGCTGCCGGTCGCCGTGCCGTCCGTCGTCGTCGGACTCGCCGTCCTCGTGGCGTTCTCGCAGCCGCCGGTGCTCCTCAACGGCACGCGCTGGATCGTGATCCTCGCGCACACCGTGCTCGTCACGGCCTTCGCCCACCAGTCGGTCTCGGCGGCCATCCGCCGTCTCGACCCGATGTACGAGCAGGCGGCGGCCAGCCTCGGCGCCCGCCCCTCGTACGTCCTGCTCCGCGTGCGGCTCCCGCTCCTGCTGCCGTCCCTGAACGCGGCGGCCGGGCTCTGCTTCGCCCTGTCCATGGGCGAGCTGAGCGCCACGATGATGCTCTACCCGCCGGACTGGCTGCCGCTTCCGGTCCTCATCTTCACGGCCACCGACCGGGGTTCGCTCTTCACCGGTTCGGCCCTCGCCGTGGTCCTCATGGCCGCGACCCTGCTGGCCCTGCTCGCCGTCTCCCGCATCCGTACCAGAGCTTCCTTCCGCTAG